The following proteins are encoded in a genomic region of Longimicrobiales bacterium:
- the ggt gene encoding gamma-glutamyltransferase, whose product MQIFKIPAPTATRIRRTVAALSMAALSACGTADSVGDAVAEVTTTVYAPQNRPDVRGTTGAVSAGHPLAAQAGLAVLKDGGTATDAIVAMASVLAVTRPHMNGVGGDAFGIFYDGATGQVTALNASGRSGALATPDFFAAAGVDAVPQEGGLSVSVPGAVAGWVDAHERFGTKPFPALLQPAIHFARDGFAVSTRLAMDFEDQGGSLNEFGRALYLPNGSAPPVGSLLKNPELAASLETIARRGKAGYYTGDIGRKLAAFVESEGGHLRAADFEAHTSTWVEPLRGDYLDHTMIVMPPNTQGPAQLAYMQMAKEHELPSMGHNSDAYLHTLIELKKLAFADRDRWIADPEKADVPIARLLDTEYLQDRATLVDADHAAEEVGPGFGDDHAGLEEDMDDAGDTVYLTAVDQWGNAVSWIQSNFAGFGSGLLEPETGILLHNRGALYTLADGHPNQVAPGKRPYHTLSPMMALDTDGGFAFTLGTPGGDSQPQSLIQIVNNMLIFDMTPQQAIEAPRFRSMSGLQVSLEDRVTEEAAKGLMARGHSLRLIQGWTSTFGGAQMIVFDPTTGVLTAAADPRREAYALAY is encoded by the coding sequence ATGCAGATTTTCAAGATCCCAGCACCGACCGCCACCCGCATCAGACGTACGGTTGCCGCACTGTCGATGGCCGCTCTATCGGCTTGTGGTACGGCTGACTCCGTCGGAGACGCGGTCGCTGAAGTCACGACCACGGTATACGCGCCTCAGAACCGACCGGATGTGCGCGGCACCACCGGTGCGGTTTCCGCAGGGCACCCTCTCGCTGCCCAGGCTGGGCTCGCAGTCCTCAAGGACGGGGGCACGGCCACCGACGCGATCGTCGCGATGGCCAGCGTGTTGGCGGTCACCAGACCACACATGAACGGCGTCGGTGGCGATGCGTTTGGCATCTTTTATGATGGCGCGACTGGACAGGTCACGGCTTTGAACGCGAGTGGCCGGTCTGGAGCGCTCGCCACACCGGACTTCTTCGCGGCGGCCGGTGTCGATGCGGTCCCACAGGAGGGTGGCCTATCAGTGAGCGTGCCGGGTGCCGTCGCGGGGTGGGTCGATGCTCATGAGCGCTTCGGGACAAAGCCCTTTCCCGCGTTGTTGCAACCCGCCATCCACTTTGCGCGCGACGGATTTGCTGTTTCGACTCGTCTTGCCATGGACTTCGAAGATCAGGGTGGAAGCCTGAATGAATTCGGGCGTGCGCTGTACCTCCCGAACGGCTCAGCGCCGCCGGTCGGATCGCTCCTCAAGAATCCGGAACTCGCGGCCTCGCTCGAGACGATCGCCAGGCGGGGAAAGGCCGGTTACTACACCGGGGATATTGGACGGAAGCTGGCTGCCTTCGTGGAGTCCGAGGGTGGTCACCTGCGGGCCGCAGACTTTGAGGCTCACACTTCGACCTGGGTCGAACCACTTCGTGGGGACTATCTCGACCACACGATGATCGTCATGCCGCCCAACACTCAAGGTCCGGCGCAGCTCGCCTATATGCAGATGGCAAAAGAGCACGAACTGCCGTCTATGGGCCACAACAGCGACGCCTATCTCCACACTTTGATTGAGTTGAAGAAGCTGGCCTTTGCTGACCGGGACCGATGGATTGCGGACCCCGAGAAGGCGGACGTCCCGATCGCCCGCCTGCTGGACACTGAGTATTTGCAAGATCGCGCCACCCTAGTGGACGCGGACCACGCGGCGGAGGAAGTGGGGCCAGGGTTTGGCGACGATCACGCCGGCTTGGAAGAGGACATGGACGATGCCGGGGATACCGTGTACCTGACGGCCGTCGACCAGTGGGGCAACGCAGTGAGTTGGATCCAGAGCAACTTTGCGGGTTTCGGATCAGGTCTCCTCGAACCAGAGACGGGTATTCTGCTCCACAATCGCGGCGCCCTGTACACTTTGGCCGACGGCCATCCTAACCAGGTGGCTCCAGGGAAACGGCCCTATCACACACTCTCCCCGATGATGGCACTCGACACGGACGGAGGCTTCGCGTTCACTCTGGGAACTCCAGGCGGAGACAGCCAGCCGCAGTCCCTGATTCAGATCGTGAACAACATGCTGATCTTTGACATGACGCCTCAGCAGGCCATAGAGGCTCCCCGGTTCCGCTCGATGTCTGGCCTCCAGGTTTCGTTGGAGGATCGCGTGACCGAGGAGGCGGCGAAGGGTCTCATGGCTCGAGGGCACTCGCTGCGACTGATCCAGGGATGGACGTCCACGTTCGGTGGCGCT